The Orcinus orca chromosome 1, mOrcOrc1.1, whole genome shotgun sequence DNA window acatagttttggaagttttagccacagcaatcagagaagaaaaagaaataaaaggaatccaaatcagaaaagaagaagtaaagctgtcactgtttgcagatgacatgatactatacatagagaatcccaaagatgctaccagaaaactactagagctaatcaatgaatttggtaaagtagcaggatacaaaattaatgcacagaaatctctagcattcctatacactaattattaacaatatgaaaatgaaattaagaaaacactcccatttaccattgcaagaaaaagaacaaaatacctaggaataaacctacctagggagaaaaaagacctgtatgcagaaaactaaaagacattgctgaaagaaattaaagatggtagaaacagatggagagatataccatgttcttgcattggaagaatcaacattgtgaaaacgactctactacccaaagcaatctacagattcaatgcaatccctatcaaactaccactggcatttttcacagaactagaacaaaaatttcacaaactgtatggaaacacaaaataccccaaatagccaaagcaatcttgagaatgaaaaatgaagctggaggaatcaggctccctgacttcagactatactacaaagctacagtaatcaagacagtatggtactggcacaaaaacagaaatatagatcaattgaacaggatagaaagcccagagataaacccacgcacatatggtcacactatctttgataaaggaggcaagaatatacattggagaaaagacagcctcttcaataagtggtgctgggaaaactggacaggtacatgtaaaagtatgagattagaccactccctaacaccatacacaaaaataagctcaaaatggattaaagatctaaacgtaaggccagaaactatcaaactcttagaggaaaacacaggcagaacactctgacataaatcacagcaagatcctttttgacccacctcctagagaaatggaaataaaaacaaaaataaacaaatgggacctaatgaaacgtaaaagcttttgcacagcaaagaaaaccataaacaacaccatAAGACAActttcagaatgggagagaatatctgcaaatgaagcaactgacaaaggattaatctccaaaatttacaagcagctcatgcagctcaataacaaaaaaacaaacaacccaatccaaaaatgggcagaaggcctaaatagacatttctccaaagaagatatacagattgccaacaaacacatgaaagaatgctcaacatcattaatcattagagaaatgcaaatcaaaactacaatgagatattatctcacaccggtccgaatggccatcatcaaaaaatctagaaacaataaatgctggaaagggtgtggagaaaaggcaaccctcttgcactgttggtgggaatgtaaattgatacagccactatggaaaacagtatggaggttccttaaaaaactacaaatagaactaccatatgacccagcaatcccactactgggcatatatcctgagaaaaccataattcaaaaagagtcatgtaccaaaatgttcattgcagctctatttactatagccatgagatggaagcaacctacatgtccatcattggatgaatggataaagaagatgtggcacatatatacaatggaatattattcagccataaaaagaaatgaaactgagttatttgtagtgaggtggatggacctagagtctaggtggatgtcatacagagtgaagtaagtcagaaagagaaaaacaaataccgtatgctaacacatatatatggaatctaagggaaaaaaaaaaggtcatgaagaacctagaggtaagacgggaataaaggcacagacctactagagaatggacttgaggatatggggagggggaagggtaagctgtgacaaagtgagactggcatggacatatatacactaacaaacatgaagtaggtagctagtgggaagcagctgcatggcacagagagatcagctcggtcctctgtgaccacctagagaggtgggataggaagggtgggagggagggagacgcaagagggaagagatatgggaacatgtgtatatgtataactgactcactctgttataaagcagaaactaacacaccatagtaaagcaattatactccaataaagatgttaacaaaaaacaaacagaaaaaacaaaacaaaacaaaaaaataaataaaaggcactgttaagagaatgaaaagacaatccacgaATTAGGAGAAAATTGCTGCCAATCATCTATCTAACAAAGGAATTGTATCTAGGGTATATAAAGAATTCTCCAAAcatagtaagaaaacaaaaatcccaatttaaaagtgggcaaagtatggagacatatgtatatgtatagctgattcaatttgttataaagcagaaacgaacacaccattgtaaagcaattatactccaataaagatgttaaaaataaataaataaaatttaaaaaatgggcaaaagcttTGAACAGACAcatcaacaaagaaaataaacagcaaataagcacatgaaagcaCATTCAACACTActggtcattagggaaatgcaaattaaaaccacaatgagattccactacacacctattttagaatggcaaaaattaaaaagactgtccATACCaatggtataaccactttggaagaagtctggcattttcttaaaaaattaaacatatacctaCTTATGAGTCAGTCATTCCtctcctaagtatttacccaaggaAGTGAAACCATATGTTCATACAAAGACTAGTACAGAAATGTTCTTAGCAGCTTTAtgtataagtttttttaaaaaaaagaaaaaacaggacaCCCAAAAGTCCATCACAGGTGAATAGCTgaacaaatgtggtatatccatacaatggaatattgttcagtaataaaaaaagaactgactactgatacatgcaacatgcatatatttcaaaataattaggttgggcttccctggtggcgcagtggttgagagtccgcctgccgatgcaggggacacgggtttgtgccccagtccgggaagatcccacatgccgcggagcggctgggcccgtgagccatggtcgctgagcctgcgcgtccagagcctgtgccccgcaacgggagaggccacagcagtgagaggcccgcgtaccacaaaaaaaaaaaaaaaaaaaaaaaattaggttgagtcaaaaaaagccagacaaaaggaagtacatactgtatgattccatttatacaaaattctagaaaatgcaaactaatctatagtgacaaaaagcagatcagtgCTTGCCTGGggaaaagtgggggaggggagttggaCAGGAAGATGCAAAGGCAGAGATTACAAAAGGGAATGATAGACTTTTAGAGATCATAGGTATGTTTATTACCCTGACTGTGTCAAGGATTTCACAggcatatacacatgtatgttaAAACTTAAATTGTATTCTTTAAACACGTATAGTTTAATGTGTAtcaatttcacctcaataaagctgtttttgaaaaataacagcttcgggacttccctggtggtgcagtggttaagaacccacctgccaatgcaagggacgcgggttcaagccctggtccaggaagatcccacatgccatggagcaactaagcccgttcaccacaactactgagtctgcgctctaaaacccgcaagccacaactactgaagcccgcgtgccacaactactgaagcccatgcacctagagcctgtgctccgcaacaagaggagccactgcaatgagaagctcgtgcgccgcaacaaggagtagccctcgctcaccgcaactagagaaagcccacgcacagcaacaaagacccaatgcagccaaaaataaataataaataaaatttttaaactaaataaataaaaaaaactaacatCTTGGTTCTACACATAAATCCAAAATAATTGCTCATTTTTGGTATACAAGAAATTATTTACTTCCACTTGCCATTATTATTTGGCCTCAGCGACTGTAATCtaacaaaaagttaaaactatTCTTACTCTACTTTTCTTTCAAATCCATTTAATTTCTTCCAAAACTATCATGGAAAATTGGAACATTCCAATGTTGCCTcagattttttccttttgcaaacTGTAAGAATTCTTCTCTTCAGTAATGTATCCATACAGGAATTGCtaaatctttgtttctttccatttctatgtTTTTCCCTCTGGAACCATAGCTCCAGTGTTCACTGCAACCAAATcagattcagggaaaaaaaacaaaacaaaacagttccTGGAATTTGGATGCTAAACaaccaataataaaataaattctaaaaaatagCACTATTATTAAGAACACCttacttttcattatattttatgaaCTGCCTTAACTTCATTACCCCCAAAAAATGTTTCTTAgatcaaatataaaaattagtatTTACTGAATAAGCAAATGTAAGATAACAAAATTAAGACCTCaactaaagaaaataatctattgggagttccctggtggacTAGTGGTTAGGAtgcggcactttcactgctgtggcctggtttcaagccctcctcagggaactgagatcccataagccatgtggtgcagccaaaaaaaagaaaaaataaaggaaagaaagaaaataatctattAACACAGGCCCAGACATAACTAAGTGATCACATGTTCTTAAATTGTCAGTTCTGCTGTATCTTAGGGCACTGAAATTAGAGAACTATTAGGAgacataaatacaaaattaaaactacTGTCAGAAATATAACATGCTTTTATTAATATGAATTCAAATACAATATAAATCAATTCACTTTTATTAAGACCCAAGTTCTGTGTAcatgttaaatattatttttacataaaagacCCATTACAACTTACAGTCCTAATCTCATGAAAAAAGAAACCTTTCCATGACAAAAATAAGGTAAATTTCCCAGGAAAAGATTTTTATCACAAGTAATCTAGATGACACAAGGTTTGAAAGTCTCTATTACTCCTGCCTATCACTTCTCATTTTGTTACTTCATTCTTCCCCAGAGGAAAGTCAATTACTTCCTATTATCATTGCCTGGAACACTGAAAATACTGCATCTCTGAATCCCAAATTCTGAGGGGCTTTTCGAGGTGATACAGTTCCTTACCCCCAGACAAAATGGAAACCAGACATGTGTCCTATTCATTCAACATGAACTGAGTACCAACTTATGGGCCAAACACTgagaatacaaagaaaggaataaGACACTGTTCCTGGTGCTCAGATTTCACAATCCTCCCCACTCCATAACCTGATGCCATTGTTTAATGTTCTTGTCAAGTTTCCCCCGTCATCTAATGTTCTCTGGAGACAGAATAGCTATTTAGTCACACACAAGTCTCCTGCTCCAATAACCTATTTCCCTTTATTCAGCATGAAGTTCTAACTAGAACTAAGTTGATCTATTCCTCTAACGCAGTACTtaacactccttttttttttttggcagggggaCTCTTAAGAGCGTTACTGAAGTTCTAAGCTCAATAATGCCAGGGATTATATCTAGATCTTGTTCACCACTTTATATCAACTGAAATagagtagatactcaataaacatAGTTTGAATGAATCTCTCTGGTAACCTGAACACACCACATGTCATATGCTAACTGTGACCTTTGGACAAATGAGAATAATACCATcttcctcacagggttgttgtgaaaggAGATAACATACGTAAAGTTATATCTGACACACAGTACACATTCCAAAAATATGTGctcttattattttaatcaaaaaaaattttttaaacaaacaccttattttgatattattttattttatttagtttttaaaatctgcatgctattttatttccattagaaaaatattatctatataaAATTTGGTCCAGTTTCTTCTCCTTTACCTCTAACATTCAAACTTAAATAATTTTACTCAAGTAAAAGCAGAATCATGTATCTGACATGAAAACTAAATATTTCACATCATTAAATTAATAGTTTAACTGAATTAGGtgtgctctttattatttctcagGAATAGTAACTCATCTTTCCTACATGTTATTtccctttacttttatttttctgagtaaCTGTGTAATGTGTGTCTCTTTTCCCACATCCAGTAATATGAGTCTTATAGAAGTGTAATTTATAACTTCAGTAACTAGATTCATCATTAATCTTCAACTCATGTTCAATTCCCCTTATTATATGGTATTTCCATAATAACTTCAGATATTTCAGTCAACCTTACACTTTCCAACAAAGACTGTAAAAATTaagacattaatttaaaaacattattaaaattccaGACTAAGTAACTTAGAGTGATGCTGTCACAAGGTCCTTGGACAGCTACTGCTTCAATCTCAACACGGCCTCCTTTGGGCAAAGCAGCAACCTGGTAAGCAGCTCGTGCAGGAAAACTACTCTGGaaatattgtttgtagatgtcaCTGACAGTATCGAAGTCATTTATGTCAGCAAGCAAAACAGTTGTTTTTACCACATTCGTGAAGTCACAGCCTGCTGCTTTCAGAATTTCACCCATGTTTGGAAGAGCTTGTTTAGCCTCTTCTGCCACCCCTCCTGGCACAAGCTGTCCACTTGCAGGATCCATGCCTAGCTGTCCTGAAATGTAAATGGTCCTGTCGACTAACACAGCCTGACTGTAGGGACCAATGGCCGCTGGGGCTTTCACGGTGCTGATCACCTTTCTGATCAAAGACGACATGGTTAATCCTTTTCCCTTGCCACCCCTCAGAGACAACTACCCTGTACACTGCTCCTACTCGCATCTCACGGGtctctgaaataattttaaatttacagaaaagttgcaaagatagtagagAAAGTTCCCATATCACTCAGTTTTTCTCTGATAGTAACATCCTACATAACCATAGTACTCTTgtcaaaactgagaaattaaCATTAGTACAATATTAACTAAACTATATATTCTGATTTTACCCGTTTTCccactaatgttctttttctattctaaGGCCAACTCAAGATACCACACTACATTtagacagatttttattttttaagtgcttaGTTAATTCTTAGCCTTTTCCACATAACACTTTGAATTTGGAGAATCAACAAAACTATTTAAAGCTACAGAACTGTCTGAACAAGAACTCTGAGCTTTTCCTTGGTCTTTTCTTGGTCCTTTGATGCTATTCCAACTATAGCCTACTCTCTTAGTACAGGGCCAACAAACTTTTTTGGTAAAGGCCAGGTAAATTATTTCAGGCTTGTGGAACATACGGTCTCTATTGCAACCACTGAACACTGCTGTTGTAGCACAAAATCAGTCACAGATAATACATTAACAaataagcatggctgtgttccaataaaactttacttgtaAAAACAGGCAGCGGCCAGGATTTGGCCCATAGCCTGTAGGTTGCTGACCCACCTTAGTGCATTTCATAACATGGAATGAGTTTTGGATACGCAATACCATGACTGAGAGTAGAGGATGTATCCTTAAGTTTACTTGCAATGAttccttatattattttttaaaaaaatattccatggaaCAATGTGGACAATAGTCCTGGCCTCAGAAAATTATTCTTAGGATTGAAAAGCAGGTTGTATAGTAGAATCAGTGtggacaaaacacacaaaaataattggCAAAAATCCCAAAGCTTTGGGGAGTGCAAAACAATACTATCCTTATGGAAGGAAATTTAACAACAtccatcaaaatttaaatacatttactcTTTGACCCAGAAATCCAAAGTCTAAAAGTTTATCTTATACCTGTACCTACGTGAATTGAAGTATATCAAGCTTATTCATTATAGCATTGTTTGTAATCAACAAGatcagaaacaacccaaatgtccatataCAGAAACATCATGTAGCtgtaggaataaaaacaaaaacaaaaaactacatatattaatatggaaaaatctccaggaaatgttttaagtataaaaaaagcAAGAACATAAGTAGTATGATACCttctataagaaagagaaaataagaatatataattgggacttccctggtggtgcagtggttaagaatccacctgccaatgcaggggacacgggttcgagccctgatctgggaagatcccacatgctgcgtaacaactaagcccatgcgccacaactacagagcctgcactctagagcccatgagccacaactactgagcccgtactcctagggcctgtgctctgcaacaagagaagccaccacaatgagaagcccatacacaacgaagagtagcccctgcttgctgcaactggagaatgcctgcgcacagcaatgaagacccaacacagccataaataaataaatatttttaaaaaaacagaatataggacttccctggtggtccagtggttaagaatccgccttccaatgcaggggacccgggtttgatccctggttggggacctaagatcccacgtgccgtggggcaactaagcctgcgtgccacaactgctgagcccgcatgctctggagcccacacgccacaactagagagaagcccacacgccacaactaaagagaagcccacacgccacaactaagacccaacacagccgaagaaaagaaagaaagaaggaagggagggagggagggagggagggaggaa harbors:
- the LOC105748522 gene encoding 2-iminobutanoate/2-iminopropanoate deaminase-like, with amino-acid sequence MSSLIRKVISTVKAPAAIGPYSQAVLVDRTIYISGQLGMDPASGQLVPGGVAEEAKQALPNMGEILKAAGCDFTNVVKTTVLLADINDFDTVSDIYKQYFQSSFPARAAYQVAALPKGGRVEIEAVAVQGPCDSITLSYLVWNFNNVFKLMS